From Trueperella pecoris, a single genomic window includes:
- a CDS encoding DUF2975 domain-containing protein gives MTRWEKVPLWGAVSLIWLGALVLIAGFIDHILALLTGTHPLGLMPVNACDLSHFCTNGESSVPMSWVSAASRYWTVTSETLTVLTLLSALILGTGIIRSISHGRGFAAQTVRRMGIVASILVAGGILSYISEGFADDAISRDSIAFQEATYPDGFGIALGGIPTLPAALIFAGILAFALWAAFRQGTRMQEELDHVI, from the coding sequence ATGACTCGTTGGGAGAAAGTGCCTCTCTGGGGCGCGGTCAGCCTCATTTGGCTCGGCGCACTCGTCCTGATCGCCGGATTCATAGACCACATTCTCGCGCTACTCACGGGAACCCACCCCCTCGGCCTCATGCCGGTCAACGCCTGCGACCTGTCGCACTTCTGCACGAACGGCGAGTCATCTGTGCCCATGAGCTGGGTGTCGGCGGCGTCGCGCTACTGGACAGTCACGTCAGAAACCCTCACCGTTCTCACCCTACTTTCGGCGCTCATCCTCGGCACAGGAATTATCCGGTCAATCAGCCACGGGCGCGGGTTCGCCGCACAAACCGTGCGCCGCATGGGGATCGTCGCGAGCATTCTCGTTGCCGGCGGCATCCTCAGCTACATCAGCGAGGGCTTCGCCGACGACGCAATCTCGCGCGACTCCATCGCCTTCCAAGAAGCCACCTATCCCGACGGCTTCGGCATCGCACTCGGAGGCATCCCCACCCTGCCCGCCGCGTTGATCTTCGCCGGCATCCTCGCATTCGCACTGTGGGCCGCGTTCCGGCAGGGCACCCGCATGCAGGAGGAGCTCGACCATGTCATCTAA
- a CDS encoding PrgI family protein, translating to MALEVQVFGEINRYQPKVIFGLSWRQAGVALVALPVIGGLYAACYVAGLEDLGVVLVVLGAIPAIAVGWVRPMGIKFEQYVGYWWAHQQTHSPFVYAEMKVDHADTDEKGTRRESKARTRRFEATN from the coding sequence ATGGCTCTCGAGGTTCAAGTTTTCGGCGAGATTAACCGTTATCAGCCAAAGGTTATTTTTGGTTTGTCGTGGCGGCAGGCTGGCGTGGCTTTGGTGGCTTTGCCGGTTATCGGCGGTCTGTATGCGGCGTGTTATGTTGCCGGGCTCGAGGATCTAGGTGTGGTTCTCGTGGTATTGGGGGCCATTCCCGCTATAGCGGTCGGTTGGGTTCGGCCGATGGGTATCAAGTTCGAACAGTATGTGGGTTATTGGTGGGCACACCAACAAACTCATTCTCCATTTGTTTATGCAGAAATGAAGGTCGACCATGCGGATACGGATGAGAAAGGCACGCGGCGGGAAAGCAAAGCACGCACGCGCCGTTTCGAAGCAACCAACTAG
- the topA gene encoding type I DNA topoisomerase, with amino-acid sequence MTKLVIVESPAKARTIGNYLGSDYVVEASIGHIRDLPRPSELPAEMKKGPFSKFAVDVENGFDPYYVVNPDKKKKVAELKKALKDADALYLATDEDREGEAIAWHLLEALKPKVPVKRMVFHEITKEAIARALENTRDIDAELVDAQETRRILDRLVGYEVSPLLWRKVAPGLSAGRVQSVTTRLVVERERERMAFVPASYWDVSVHHVKGEEGFDSKLYSLDGARIASGKDYGDDGELTPKSVKAGVRTLDSAQATAVAEALEKAESWVSSVETKPYRRRPAAPFTTSTLQQEASRKLHLSSRDTMRVAQSLYENGFITYMRTDSTNLSSEAIAAARKQIKELYGSASLPDKPRLYASKAKGAQEAHEAIRPAGDSFRTPQQVANQLRGREFQLYELIWKRTVASQMADATGSTASVRLVADIKGAADAQEAVMSASGTIITFRGFLAAYEEGTDTKRYEDKESDSRLPDLAEGEMVDNASAKADGHETTPPPRYTEASLVRTLEERGIGRPSTYASTISTVIDRGYVDKKGSALVPTWTAFSVVRLLEDNLPELVDYDFTADMESDLDDIAAGKKGRVDYLQGFYYGSGENSGLHGQVDGLGDIDARAVNTIDLSEAVAVRVGRYGPYLEETDQAGTVLRRGNIPPEVTPDEMTLAKAKEILDSAMQEDRELGKDPETGYSIVVKDGRFGPYVSEVLPDDAVAYTPTGKVSKVKPKPRTASLFASMSPDTVTIDDALKLLSLPREVGESDGEMIVATNGRFGPYMKRGSDSRSLESEEQIFAITLEEAEAIFAQPKVRGQRQARPPLAELGKDPVSGGNILLKDGRFGPYVTDGETNASLPRSEDINQITPERAQELLVQRRLKIAEQGGPKARNKTAKTVRGRNTTAKKTTAKKAPAKKTAKPADK; translated from the coding sequence ATGACGAAGCTTGTCATCGTCGAGTCTCCGGCTAAAGCGCGCACGATCGGGAACTATCTGGGGTCCGATTACGTGGTGGAGGCGTCGATTGGCCATATTCGTGATCTCCCGCGCCCATCCGAGCTGCCTGCCGAGATGAAGAAGGGCCCATTTTCCAAATTCGCTGTGGATGTGGAAAACGGCTTCGATCCCTACTACGTGGTCAACCCGGACAAGAAAAAGAAGGTCGCGGAGCTGAAGAAGGCCCTCAAGGACGCCGATGCCCTCTATCTGGCAACTGATGAGGACCGCGAGGGTGAGGCAATCGCCTGGCACCTTCTCGAAGCGTTGAAGCCGAAGGTGCCGGTTAAGCGCATGGTCTTTCACGAGATTACGAAGGAAGCGATCGCCCGCGCGCTGGAAAATACTCGCGATATCGACGCGGAATTGGTGGACGCCCAGGAAACCCGCCGCATCCTGGATCGCCTCGTGGGCTATGAGGTGTCCCCGCTGCTGTGGCGCAAGGTGGCCCCGGGCTTGTCCGCGGGCCGTGTGCAGTCCGTGACCACCCGCCTTGTGGTGGAGCGTGAGCGTGAGCGCATGGCATTCGTGCCCGCCTCGTATTGGGACGTGTCGGTCCACCACGTCAAGGGCGAGGAGGGCTTTGACTCCAAGCTGTATTCGCTTGACGGCGCTCGCATCGCCTCGGGTAAGGACTATGGTGACGACGGCGAATTGACGCCCAAGTCCGTCAAGGCCGGTGTTCGTACGCTCGATTCGGCGCAGGCCACGGCGGTGGCCGAGGCCCTGGAGAAGGCGGAGTCGTGGGTGTCTTCGGTGGAAACCAAGCCCTACCGGCGCCGTCCCGCGGCTCCGTTTACCACCTCGACGCTCCAGCAGGAGGCATCCCGCAAACTCCACCTGTCCTCGCGGGACACGATGCGAGTTGCCCAGTCCCTGTACGAGAACGGTTTCATCACCTACATGCGAACCGATTCCACGAACCTCTCGAGCGAGGCGATCGCGGCGGCCCGCAAGCAGATCAAGGAACTGTATGGTTCGGCGTCGTTACCGGACAAGCCGCGCTTGTATGCGTCGAAGGCGAAGGGTGCCCAGGAGGCTCACGAGGCGATCCGTCCCGCAGGCGATTCCTTCCGTACCCCGCAGCAGGTGGCCAACCAGTTGCGTGGGCGTGAATTCCAGCTGTACGAACTGATTTGGAAGCGCACGGTCGCCTCGCAGATGGCGGACGCCACGGGCTCCACAGCCTCGGTCAGGCTCGTCGCTGATATCAAGGGTGCGGCGGATGCGCAGGAGGCGGTGATGTCGGCGTCGGGAACGATCATCACGTTCCGCGGATTCCTAGCCGCCTACGAAGAGGGCACGGACACGAAGCGTTACGAGGACAAGGAATCGGACTCGCGCCTGCCGGATCTGGCCGAGGGTGAGATGGTGGACAACGCCTCGGCGAAGGCCGACGGCCACGAAACCACGCCGCCGCCGCGTTACACGGAAGCGTCGCTCGTGCGCACGCTCGAGGAGCGCGGGATCGGCCGCCCGTCCACGTATGCCTCCACGATTTCTACGGTTATTGATCGCGGCTATGTGGATAAGAAGGGCTCGGCGCTCGTCCCCACATGGACGGCGTTTTCGGTGGTGCGCCTTCTTGAGGACAACCTGCCTGAGCTTGTCGACTATGACTTCACGGCGGACATGGAATCCGATCTGGACGATATCGCCGCAGGTAAGAAGGGGCGAGTCGACTACCTCCAGGGCTTCTACTACGGAAGCGGGGAGAACTCGGGCCTGCACGGGCAGGTTGACGGGCTCGGCGACATCGATGCGCGTGCGGTCAACACGATCGACCTGTCGGAGGCGGTCGCCGTGCGTGTGGGACGCTACGGGCCCTACCTCGAAGAGACCGATCAGGCCGGAACCGTGCTCCGGCGCGGCAACATTCCTCCGGAGGTGACCCCGGATGAGATGACGTTGGCCAAGGCCAAGGAAATCCTGGACTCGGCCATGCAGGAGGACCGCGAGCTGGGCAAGGATCCGGAGACCGGCTACTCGATCGTGGTCAAAGATGGGCGCTTTGGACCTTACGTGTCTGAGGTTCTTCCGGACGACGCCGTCGCCTACACTCCCACCGGAAAGGTGTCGAAGGTCAAGCCCAAGCCACGTACGGCCTCGCTTTTCGCGTCGATGAGCCCGGATACGGTGACGATCGATGACGCCCTGAAGCTGCTCTCGCTGCCGCGTGAGGTGGGCGAGTCGGACGGGGAGATGATCGTCGCGACGAACGGTAGGTTCGGCCCCTACATGAAGCGCGGCTCGGATTCGCGTTCGCTCGAGTCTGAGGAGCAGATTTTCGCGATCACGCTCGAGGAGGCCGAGGCGATCTTCGCCCAGCCGAAGGTGCGTGGTCAGCGTCAAGCCCGGCCGCCGTTGGCGGAGCTGGGCAAGGATCCGGTCTCGGGTGGGAATATCCTGCTCAAGGATGGGCGCTTCGGCCCGTACGTCACCGATGGTGAGACGAACGCGTCGTTGCCGCGCTCGGAGGACATCAATCAGATCACGCCCGAGCGTGCGCAGGAGCTGCTGGTTCAGCGGCGCTTGAAGATCGCCGAGCAGGGCGGCCCGAAGGCGCGTAACAAGACGGCGAAGACGGTTCGTGGGCGGAATACGACGGCCAAGAAGACGACGGCAAAGAAAGCCCCGGCGAAGAAGACGGCTAAGCCGGCAGACAAGTAG
- a CDS encoding helix-turn-helix domain-containing protein, which produces MSSNRHRPGDSSPNDADHRIACVLDAVLAARGMTLTELSEKTGLTMANLSILKTGKARAVRFTTLTAICEALDCQPGDLFKLG; this is translated from the coding sequence ATGTCATCTAACCGCCACCGGCCCGGCGACTCCTCGCCCAACGACGCCGACCACCGCATCGCCTGTGTTCTCGACGCCGTCCTCGCCGCCCGCGGCATGACCCTCACCGAGCTTTCCGAGAAGACCGGCCTGACTATGGCCAACCTGTCAATCCTCAAGACGGGCAAGGCCCGCGCGGTTCGCTTCACGACGCTGACGGCGATCTGCGAAGCGCTCGACTGCCAGCCCGGCGACCTGTTCAAACTCGGGTAG
- a CDS encoding alpha/beta hydrolase: MKKLQILSLCAAVTLALAACTSTGTSSETTAGASGATPIKAEMPAAPAGLEEFYAQEVAWTECGSGFECATITVPMDYDNPQANSINLSLKKARAGKKALGSLLVNPGGPGSSGREMVDSATHYFSDKIRDSFDIVGFDPRGVGDSSPVDCLDDAELGAMLDKSYPDTLEGKADAEADKAKLVQGCKDKSGDLLKFVGTREAAKDMDVIRQVLGDPRLYYVGYSYGTSLGGMYAELFPHNVGRMILDGAVDTAIPSFEQTKAQAKGFEKAFGAYLAHCVAGESCALGKTVDEGWAKLKELVAQVKNKPVPAGADRVLGDQGLFYGIIAPLYDDSTWFALDSGFEELINRGSGEVFALLFDQYVGREGKTFKNNMYEANFAITCDDTFVEGTEADWDKKAEELKNISPIFGASLGYSQYACQLMPGGEKGPLGPYVAAGSAPIVVVGTTGDPATPYEWGESFAKTLENSRFVTWKGEGHTAYGRAGDCINKALDKYLLTGEAPEDGLTCNAKE; this comes from the coding sequence GTGAAGAAGCTACAGATCCTTTCCTTGTGTGCGGCTGTGACTCTGGCACTCGCCGCTTGTACGTCTACTGGTACCTCGTCGGAAACGACGGCGGGAGCCTCGGGTGCCACGCCTATCAAGGCTGAGATGCCCGCGGCCCCGGCAGGGCTCGAAGAGTTTTATGCGCAGGAAGTCGCGTGGACTGAGTGCGGCTCGGGCTTTGAATGCGCAACGATCACCGTCCCCATGGATTATGACAATCCGCAGGCCAACAGCATCAACCTGTCTCTCAAGAAGGCGCGTGCCGGTAAGAAGGCGCTGGGGAGCTTGCTGGTGAATCCGGGCGGTCCGGGCTCGTCGGGCAGGGAGATGGTGGACTCCGCAACCCACTACTTCTCCGACAAGATCCGTGACAGCTTCGACATCGTGGGTTTCGATCCGCGCGGGGTGGGTGATTCGAGCCCCGTTGACTGTTTGGACGACGCCGAGTTGGGCGCGATGCTCGACAAATCATACCCTGACACGCTCGAAGGTAAAGCAGATGCGGAGGCTGATAAGGCGAAGCTTGTCCAGGGATGTAAAGATAAGTCGGGCGATCTGCTGAAATTCGTCGGCACACGCGAAGCGGCGAAGGATATGGATGTCATTCGCCAGGTATTAGGCGATCCGAGACTGTACTATGTGGGATATTCCTACGGTACAAGTCTGGGTGGCATGTATGCCGAATTGTTCCCTCACAATGTGGGGCGAATGATCCTAGATGGCGCTGTCGACACTGCTATCCCCTCTTTTGAGCAAACGAAGGCGCAGGCAAAAGGGTTCGAGAAAGCGTTCGGCGCGTATTTGGCACACTGCGTCGCCGGTGAATCGTGTGCACTGGGCAAGACTGTGGATGAGGGCTGGGCGAAGCTGAAGGAGCTAGTGGCGCAAGTTAAGAACAAACCTGTTCCAGCAGGCGCAGACCGCGTGCTTGGCGATCAGGGGCTTTTCTACGGCATTATCGCGCCGTTGTACGACGACTCTACGTGGTTCGCCTTGGATAGTGGTTTTGAGGAACTCATCAACCGTGGCTCGGGCGAGGTTTTCGCGCTCCTCTTCGACCAATACGTGGGGCGTGAAGGAAAAACTTTCAAGAACAATATGTATGAAGCGAACTTCGCTATCACCTGTGATGACACTTTCGTCGAAGGCACGGAGGCCGACTGGGATAAGAAGGCTGAAGAATTGAAAAACATTTCGCCGATTTTTGGTGCTTCTTTGGGGTATTCGCAGTATGCTTGCCAGCTGATGCCGGGCGGTGAAAAGGGCCCTCTAGGTCCGTACGTTGCTGCTGGATCGGCGCCGATCGTCGTCGTCGGAACGACTGGCGACCCAGCAACCCCTTATGAATGGGGCGAATCGTTCGCCAAGACTCTAGAGAATTCCCGTTTTGTGACGTGGAAGGGCGAGGGGCATACGGCATATGGGCGTGCGGGGGACTGCATTAACAAGGCTCTGGACAAGTACTTGCTGACCGGCGAGGCCCCCGAAGACGGCTTGACCTGCAACGCGAAAGAGTAG
- a CDS encoding helix-turn-helix domain-containing protein encodes MLSMTASIDTFAMTQTLDENIGERVHIWLRRKGLMQRDLAALLGITPAAVSHKIAGRSTWSATDLVKAAAFLDLPLAELLSDEMVAVEQKKLAPNSSESEANLSRLWESNPRPSHYE; translated from the coding sequence ATGCTAAGTATGACAGCCTCTATCGACACTTTCGCAATGACTCAAACGCTTGATGAGAACATTGGTGAGCGGGTGCATATTTGGCTCCGGCGAAAAGGGCTAATGCAACGCGACCTCGCCGCTCTTCTGGGTATCACGCCCGCGGCCGTCTCCCATAAGATTGCTGGCCGAAGCACATGGTCCGCTACAGATCTCGTCAAGGCAGCAGCCTTTCTAGACCTTCCACTGGCAGAGTTGCTCTCCGACGAAATGGTCGCAGTTGAGCAAAAGAAATTGGCCCCGAACTCTTCCGAGTCCGAGGCCAATCTGAGCCGCCTGTGGGAATCGAACCCACGACCTTCTCATTACGAGTGA
- a CDS encoding DNA polymerase III subunit delta', translated as MSVFDDLVGQAEAVADLSRAARASRDIAGGGFEGDIQPGNSAMSHAWLFTGPPGSGRSSAARAFAAALECTGATPGCGECAQCKAVMGGNHPDVSSLSTDLVTIKAEEVRAYVASSYQAPGTGSWKVFIIEDADRMVERTTNVLLKAIEEPGPRTVWILCTAAVADVLPTIRSRCRHVNLVTPSVEDVARLLVERQGVDLDAALVAAQAAQSHIGVATALATDPQAAHVRKLTLDAVVSLRGVGDAALAAQMLVDPEQMTGATAESKKEQEAAQAREEAERLAAMGLEPGARVPAAVRSQVKAASVDVKRRATRNLHDMIDRELTYMISFYRDVLVAQLEADVRLVNADYSQAIERIAATTSPSLTLARIDALGQARERLRGNVAPQLLMEAGLAALRER; from the coding sequence GTGAGTGTCTTTGACGATCTGGTTGGCCAAGCGGAGGCCGTGGCGGATTTGAGCCGGGCGGCTCGGGCGTCGCGAGATATCGCCGGGGGAGGATTCGAGGGAGATATTCAACCCGGCAACTCCGCGATGAGCCATGCTTGGCTGTTCACGGGTCCTCCGGGTTCGGGGCGTTCGTCGGCTGCGCGTGCGTTTGCCGCTGCTCTCGAGTGCACGGGCGCGACCCCGGGGTGTGGAGAGTGTGCCCAGTGCAAGGCCGTCATGGGTGGCAATCATCCGGATGTCAGTTCACTTTCGACCGACCTTGTGACGATCAAGGCGGAGGAAGTGCGCGCCTACGTGGCCAGCTCCTACCAAGCGCCGGGCACGGGTTCGTGGAAAGTATTCATCATTGAAGACGCCGACCGCATGGTTGAGCGCACCACCAATGTGCTCCTCAAGGCGATCGAGGAGCCGGGTCCGCGCACGGTGTGGATCCTGTGTACTGCGGCAGTTGCCGACGTGTTGCCCACCATTCGTTCGCGGTGCCGCCACGTGAACCTTGTGACTCCGAGCGTGGAGGATGTGGCACGGCTTCTCGTCGAGCGCCAGGGTGTGGATCTGGATGCGGCGCTTGTTGCTGCACAGGCGGCACAGTCCCACATCGGCGTCGCCACCGCGCTTGCCACGGACCCGCAGGCGGCGCACGTGCGCAAGCTGACTCTCGATGCGGTCGTGTCCCTGCGCGGGGTGGGGGATGCGGCGTTGGCAGCCCAAATGCTGGTTGATCCCGAACAGATGACGGGCGCCACCGCCGAGTCAAAGAAGGAACAAGAGGCGGCGCAGGCCCGCGAGGAGGCCGAGCGTTTGGCCGCGATGGGCCTGGAGCCGGGGGCGCGCGTGCCGGCGGCCGTGCGTAGTCAGGTCAAGGCGGCGAGCGTGGACGTCAAGCGCCGGGCCACACGCAATCTTCACGACATGATCGACCGCGAGCTGACCTACATGATCTCCTTCTATCGGGATGTGCTCGTGGCGCAACTCGAGGCGGACGTTCGCCTCGTGAACGCGGACTATTCTCAGGCGATCGAGCGCATTGCCGCAACCACTAGTCCGAGCCTGACGCTGGCCCGCATCGACGCCCTCGGGCAGGCGCGTGAGCGTCTGCGTGGCAACGTCGCGCCGCAGTTGCTCATGGAGGCTGGGCTGGCGGCGTTGCGGGAGAGATAG
- a CDS encoding DUF7059 domain-containing protein: MIDSLREDLSSWTRAAIRADLGPRALAALERDVAVPAAVAAESGTRIALLTRLFWLGEALDDAELALALPRTMATASAAAQRFFLPSDGGWRSPWQVVPIDIPPHLARVEGAPLTKGGHADLDTVWIASSHGTLQGARHGEHFVMGVGGATRTLAALAAYEPGQRVLDLGTGSGVHAVFAALSGAQVVATDISEVALDMARFNASLNGVAPSIDFRLGSLFEPVTGEGGPERFDVIVSNPPFVITPAAARARVGELDYRDGGLEGDQLSAQVVGGLSSHLTPGGRAWMLTNWEISSDEVDPFAPVRTWAGPDLDIHLVMREKLPVTSYIEMWLRDGGLTPAHPDYADSYCAWLADFDTRHVTHIGLGYLAAGRGDGVVIGQELRGLAPANVHDYMERIWAGRTQTDLTGLAPVATDVVEHRFYHPGEEEPWIIKFTQTNGFGEEVMADTALAGFVSVADGELTTAQIANALAQLLSEEAGNLMEKLEPQIQHMKRLGMLTFEEPVRA; the protein is encoded by the coding sequence ATGATTGACTCCCTCCGCGAAGACCTCTCAAGCTGGACCCGCGCAGCCATCCGCGCCGACCTTGGCCCGCGTGCCCTGGCCGCCCTCGAGCGTGACGTCGCCGTCCCGGCCGCCGTCGCCGCCGAATCGGGCACCCGCATCGCCCTCCTCACCCGCCTGTTCTGGCTGGGGGAGGCGCTTGACGACGCCGAACTGGCCCTCGCCCTCCCGCGCACTATGGCCACGGCCAGTGCCGCTGCCCAGCGGTTCTTCCTCCCCAGCGATGGTGGTTGGCGCAGCCCATGGCAGGTCGTCCCGATTGACATCCCGCCACACCTGGCGAGGGTCGAGGGCGCTCCCCTCACCAAGGGCGGTCACGCCGATCTTGACACGGTGTGGATTGCCTCCTCGCATGGGACTTTGCAGGGGGCACGCCATGGCGAGCACTTTGTCATGGGTGTCGGCGGGGCGACTCGCACGCTGGCGGCGCTCGCGGCCTACGAGCCGGGTCAGCGAGTTCTCGATCTGGGCACAGGGTCGGGCGTACATGCGGTGTTCGCGGCGCTGTCCGGCGCGCAGGTCGTGGCCACGGATATCTCCGAGGTAGCTCTCGACATGGCACGTTTCAATGCCTCCCTTAATGGCGTGGCACCGTCGATCGACTTCCGGCTCGGCTCGCTCTTCGAACCCGTCACGGGCGAGGGCGGGCCCGAGCGTTTCGACGTCATCGTCTCCAACCCGCCCTTCGTCATCACGCCGGCGGCTGCGCGCGCTCGAGTCGGCGAGCTTGACTACCGCGACGGCGGCCTCGAGGGTGACCAGCTCTCCGCGCAGGTGGTCGGCGGCCTGTCGAGTCACCTCACCCCCGGCGGGCGGGCGTGGATGCTCACCAACTGGGAAATTTCCTCCGACGAGGTCGATCCCTTCGCGCCGGTGCGTACCTGGGCTGGCCCTGACCTCGATATTCACCTCGTCATGCGCGAGAAACTTCCCGTTACCTCTTATATAGAGATGTGGTTACGCGACGGGGGCCTCACGCCCGCCCATCCGGACTATGCCGATTCCTACTGCGCGTGGCTCGCGGATTTCGACACCCGACACGTCACCCACATCGGACTGGGCTATCTGGCTGCGGGCCGGGGAGACGGCGTCGTGATCGGGCAAGAGCTTCGCGGGCTGGCCCCGGCAAACGTGCACGACTACATGGAGCGCATCTGGGCTGGCCGGACACAGACCGACTTGACGGGGCTGGCGCCGGTGGCCACCGACGTCGTCGAGCATCGGTTCTACCATCCGGGCGAGGAAGAACCATGGATCATCAAATTCACGCAGACCAACGGTTTCGGCGAAGAGGTGATGGCGGATACGGCCCTGGCCGGATTCGTGTCGGTGGCCGATGGCGAACTGACCACCGCCCAGATCGCCAACGCGCTCGCACAATTATTGTCGGAGGAGGCGGGTAACCTGATGGAGAAGTTGGAACCGCAAATCCAACATATGAAGCGTTTGGGTATGCTGACTTTCGAAGAACCGGTGCGGGCCTGA
- the tmk gene encoding dTMP kinase produces the protein MSLFISFEGGDGSGKSTQVRALVEWLEKVGHDVVATREPGGTPMGNAIRDLLLHGGEMGARAEALLYAADRAHHVDSLVRPALKRGAVVVTDRYLDSSVAYQGAARDVGTDEVRDLSLWAVGGLLPDVTFLLDLPAAAAAERASRRSGGQLDRLERAGAEFHDAVRAQFRALARREPQRFYRLDATRPIEDLAHEIREVVVGMFEERRRGDRREDGSFVESGDTVEAAQGGHA, from the coding sequence ATGTCCTTATTCATTTCCTTCGAAGGCGGAGACGGCTCTGGCAAGTCCACCCAGGTGCGCGCGCTGGTCGAATGGCTGGAGAAGGTCGGGCATGACGTGGTGGCGACCCGCGAGCCGGGCGGCACGCCTATGGGCAACGCGATTCGCGATCTTCTCCTCCATGGTGGGGAGATGGGTGCGCGCGCCGAGGCCCTCCTCTACGCTGCGGACCGCGCCCATCACGTGGATTCGCTGGTACGTCCGGCCTTGAAGCGCGGGGCGGTGGTGGTGACGGATCGTTACCTCGACTCGTCGGTCGCCTACCAGGGCGCCGCGCGTGACGTGGGCACGGATGAGGTCCGCGACCTCTCGCTCTGGGCAGTTGGTGGCCTCCTGCCCGACGTCACCTTCCTTCTTGACCTGCCCGCCGCTGCAGCCGCCGAACGTGCGAGCCGGCGAAGCGGTGGCCAGCTCGATCGGCTCGAACGCGCTGGTGCAGAATTTCACGACGCCGTACGCGCCCAGTTCCGTGCCCTCGCCCGGCGCGAACCGCAAAGGTTTTACCGGTTGGATGCCACGCGTCCGATCGAGGACCTGGCCCACGAAATCCGTGAGGTTGTGGTCGGCATGTTTGAGGAGCGCCGCCGTGGCGATCGCCGGGAGGACGGCTCCTTCGTCGAGTCAGGTGACACGGTGGAGGCTGCGCAAGGCGGTCACGCGTGA
- a CDS encoding helix-turn-helix domain-containing protein: MATELLTTRQVANLAKVSRQTVARWVADGKVAAVTLPGGQLRFAREDIEAMLTPTIATERSADEGESFPSQEGLF; encoded by the coding sequence ATGGCTACCGAACTACTGACTACCCGACAGGTTGCCAATCTAGCGAAAGTCTCGCGTCAGACTGTTGCGAGATGGGTTGCGGACGGCAAAGTCGCGGCTGTGACCCTGCCTGGGGGTCAGCTGCGCTTTGCCCGTGAGGATATTGAGGCGATGCTGACTCCCACGATTGCGACTGAGCGTTCCGCTGATGAGGGTGAGTCTTTTCCTAGTCAGGAGGGCTTGTTTTGA